A window from Macaca fascicularis isolate 582-1 chromosome 20, T2T-MFA8v1.1 encodes these proteins:
- the LOC107128406 gene encoding LOW QUALITY PROTEIN: uncharacterized protein (The sequence of the model RefSeq protein was modified relative to this genomic sequence to represent the inferred CDS: inserted 6 bases in 4 codons; deleted 1 base in 1 codon; substituted 1 base at 1 genomic stop codon), with protein MVHMSRVLLERSAQRPGGAAIGRVPAPEAATDVPGKVLPEKSALMWPHLGMRAPQRPMRESRGFPGCGCRMGQAPPCRAHPPAPAPSHPSSSLSLTPGPGSPRQTGPPCPAVAALYGLGAWQSRCGGGVGCHGRERQPLGGCRWWSRLNPYPVESPGLFHTQSCGKLWDPKAVLISGXTSSHSSLGSPGTRPSIRLFXELPGCWAELHCRPRKITKXRAEQSPVSHSLGWKXLPRYGWQLLTSSGGLAGGLCGAQTRXCTLRRTGRWHRPEQVASAHEKGVSETGCLSQRPGVDEADEWP; from the exons ATGGTGCACATGAGCAGAGTCCTGCTAGAGAGGTCAGCTCAGCGTCCAGGAGGGGCTGCCATCGGCAGAGTGCCTGCGCCTGAGGCGGCCACGGACGTGCCTGGAAAGGTGCTGCCCGAGAAGTCTGCTCTGATGTGGCCGCACTTGGGCATGCGGGCTCCCCAGAGGCCCATGCGAGAAAGCCGGGGGTTCCCAGGCTGTGGGTGCAGGATGGGCCAGGCACCACCCTGCAGGGCCCACCCCCCTGCCCCCGCACCCTCACACCCATCTTCCTCTCTCAGCCTAACCCCAGGGCCTGGGAGTCCCCGGCAGACAGGCCCTCCTTGCCCAGCAGTGGCTGCCCTTTATGGACTGGGCGCCTGGCAGAGCCGCTGTGGAGGAGGAGTTGGTTGTCATGGTCGGGAGAGGCAGCCCTTGGGC GGGTGCCGTTGGTGGTCAAGGTTGAACCCATATCCGgtggaatctcctggtctgttcCACACACAATCGTGCGGGAAGCTCTGGGACCCGAAGGCTGTTCTGATCTCGGG CACAAGTTCTCACAGCAGCCTGGGGTCACCAGGGACTAGACCCAGCATTAGGCTTT AGGAGCTGCCTGGCTGCTGGGCTGAGCTTCATTGCAGGCCCAGGAAGATAACCAA AAGGGCTGAGCAGAGCCCCGTCAGCCACTCCTTGGGCTGGAAGTGACTTCCTCGGTATGGATGGCAGCTGTTAACAAGCAGTGGTGGTTTGGCCGGAGGCCTCTGTGGGGCACAGACAC CGTGCACGCTCAGGAGGACAGGCAGGTGGCATAGGCCTGAGCAGGTGGCGTCGGCGCACGAGAAGGGTGTGTCTGAGACAGGATGTTTATCCCAAAGGCCAGGAGTGGACGAGGCGGACGAGTGGCCATGA
- the KLHDC4 gene encoding kelch domain-containing protein 4 isoform X3, with protein sequence MSTISERMPGLKLTSPVHLRGAVLTRSTGGPSGRSGHRMVAWKRQLILFGGFHESTRDYIYYNDVYAFNLDTFTWSKLSPSGTGPTPRSGCQMSVTPQGGIVIYGGYSKQRVKKDVDKGTRHSDMFLLKPEDGREDKWVWTRMNPSGVKPTPRSGFSVAMAPNHQTLFFGGVCDEEEEESLAGEFFNDLYFYDATRNRWFEGQLKGPKSEKKKRRRGRREEPEGGSKLACGGAGTQAPVEVVKEVVTEDGTVVTIKQVLSAPGSAGQPQSEDEDSLEEAGSPTPGPCPRSNAMLAVKHGVLYVYGGMFEAGDRQVTLSDLHCLDLHRMEAWKALVEMDPETQEWLEETDSEEDSEEVEGAEGGDEDEDEDSGEESGAED encoded by the exons atCAACAGGGGGTCCTTCGGGTCGGAGTGGACATCGGATGGTGGCCTGGAAGAGACAGTTGATCCTTTTTGGTGGCTTCCATGAGAGTACACG GGATTACATCTACTACAATGATGTGTACGCCTTTAATCTGGACACCTTCACGTGGAGCAAGCTGTCCCCGTCAGGCACGGGGCCCACACCCAGATCAGGCTGCCAGATGTCCGTCACTCCCCAGGGCGGCATCGTCATCTACGGGGGCTACTCGAAACAG AGAGTTAAGAAAGACGTGGACAAGGGCACGCGGCACTCGGACATGTTCCTGCTGAAGCCGGAGGACGGGAGAGAAG ACAAGTGGGTGTGGACTCGGATGAACCCTTCGGGGGTCAAGCCCACCCCACGGTCTGGCTTTTCCGTGGCCATGGCCCCGAATCACCAGACGCTGTTCTTCGGGGGTGTCTGTgacgaggaagaggaggagagccTGGCGGGCGAGTTCTTCAACGATCTGTACTTCTACGATGCCACCAGGAACCGCTGGTTTGAGGGACAGCTGAAG GGGCCCAAGTCTGAGAAGAAGAAGCGCAGGCGGGGCAGAAGAGAGGAGCCCGAAGGTGGCAGCAAGCTGGCGTGTGGGGGAGCTGGCACGCAGGCGCCTGTGGAGGTGGTCAAGGAGGTGGTGACCGAGGATGGGACCGTGGTCACCATTAAGCAGGTGCTCTCCGCCCCAGGCTCGGCAGGGCAGCCCCAGTCTGAGGACGAAGACAGCCTCGAGGAGGCCGGCAGCCCCACACCTGGGCCGTGTCCTCGCTCCAACGCCATGCTGGCCGTGAAGCACGGGGTGCTCTACGTCTACGGGGGCATGTTTGAGGCTGGCGACCGCCAGGTCACCCTCAGCGACCTGCACTGCCTGGACCTGCACAGGATGGAGGCGTGGAAGGCCTTGGTGGAGATGGACCCAG AAACTCAGGAGTGGCTGGAGGAGACAGACTCGGAAGAGGACAGTGAGGAGGTTGAAGGTGCTGAGGGTGGAGACGAGGATGAGGACGAAGACAGCGGAGAGGAGAGCGGTGCGGAGGACTGA
- the KLHDC4 gene encoding kelch domain-containing protein 4 isoform X4, translated as MVAWKRQLILFGGFHESTRDYIYYNDVYAFNLDTFTWSKLSPSGTGPTPRSGCQMSVTPQGGIVIYGGYSKQRVKKDVDKGTRHSDMFLLKPEDGREDKWVWTRMNPSGVKPTPRSGFSVAMAPNHQTLFFGGVCDEEEEESLAGEFFNDLYFYDATRNRWFEGQLKGPKSEKKKRRRGRREEPEGGSKLACGGAGTQAPVEVVKEVVTEDGTVVTIKQVLSAPGSAGQPQSEDEDSLEEAGSPTPGPCPRSNAMLAVKHGVLYVYGGMFEAGDRQVTLSDLHCLDLHRMEAWKALVEMDPETQEWLEETDSEEDSEEVEGAEGGDEDEDEDSGEESGAED; from the exons ATGGTGGCCTGGAAGAGACAGTTGATCCTTTTTGGTGGCTTCCATGAGAGTACACG GGATTACATCTACTACAATGATGTGTACGCCTTTAATCTGGACACCTTCACGTGGAGCAAGCTGTCCCCGTCAGGCACGGGGCCCACACCCAGATCAGGCTGCCAGATGTCCGTCACTCCCCAGGGCGGCATCGTCATCTACGGGGGCTACTCGAAACAG AGAGTTAAGAAAGACGTGGACAAGGGCACGCGGCACTCGGACATGTTCCTGCTGAAGCCGGAGGACGGGAGAGAAG ACAAGTGGGTGTGGACTCGGATGAACCCTTCGGGGGTCAAGCCCACCCCACGGTCTGGCTTTTCCGTGGCCATGGCCCCGAATCACCAGACGCTGTTCTTCGGGGGTGTCTGTgacgaggaagaggaggagagccTGGCGGGCGAGTTCTTCAACGATCTGTACTTCTACGATGCCACCAGGAACCGCTGGTTTGAGGGACAGCTGAAG GGGCCCAAGTCTGAGAAGAAGAAGCGCAGGCGGGGCAGAAGAGAGGAGCCCGAAGGTGGCAGCAAGCTGGCGTGTGGGGGAGCTGGCACGCAGGCGCCTGTGGAGGTGGTCAAGGAGGTGGTGACCGAGGATGGGACCGTGGTCACCATTAAGCAGGTGCTCTCCGCCCCAGGCTCGGCAGGGCAGCCCCAGTCTGAGGACGAAGACAGCCTCGAGGAGGCCGGCAGCCCCACACCTGGGCCGTGTCCTCGCTCCAACGCCATGCTGGCCGTGAAGCACGGGGTGCTCTACGTCTACGGGGGCATGTTTGAGGCTGGCGACCGCCAGGTCACCCTCAGCGACCTGCACTGCCTGGACCTGCACAGGATGGAGGCGTGGAAGGCCTTGGTGGAGATGGACCCAG AAACTCAGGAGTGGCTGGAGGAGACAGACTCGGAAGAGGACAGTGAGGAGGTTGAAGGTGCTGAGGGTGGAGACGAGGATGAGGACGAAGACAGCGGAGAGGAGAGCGGTGCGGAGGACTGA